The Desulfohalovibrio reitneri genome contains a region encoding:
- a CDS encoding hydrogenase maturation nickel metallochaperone HypA has product MSIVQNLLDLIRQEMATHNVSTLHSVKIKHGKLTHVVPEALDFAWEALTRDTEFEGAGLETEEVPLVLKCGGCGREFTPEGLAAMISPCPYCEEQIGHELVSGRELHIEHIEAE; this is encoded by the coding sequence ATGTCCATCGTCCAAAACCTGCTGGACCTGATTCGCCAGGAAATGGCCACCCACAACGTCTCCACCCTCCACTCGGTCAAGATCAAACACGGCAAGCTGACCCACGTGGTGCCCGAGGCCCTGGACTTCGCCTGGGAGGCCCTGACACGCGACACAGAATTCGAGGGCGCGGGGCTTGAGACCGAAGAGGTTCCCCTGGTGCTCAAGTGCGGCGGATGCGGACGGGAATTCACACCGGAAGGGCTGGCCGCCATGATCTCCCCATGCCCCTACTGCGAGGAGCAGATCGGGCACGAACTGGTCAGCGGCCGAGAACTCCACATCGAGCACATCGAAGCGGAATGA
- a CDS encoding Mrp/NBP35 family ATP-binding protein produces MSEACKSCSHGSSCSDEMKENCEGKSPEQIALEENLGRVKNKLVVLSGKGGVGKSTVAANIAMSLAQEGKKVGLLDVDVHGPSIPRLLGLQGKQPQVVGESRMEPVQWERNLWVMSLGFLMPNDSEAVIWRGPMKIGVIRQFLAQTDWGELDYLVIDCPPGTGDEPLTVMQLLGPEAQAVVVTTPHMLSVDDVRRSITFVGHVGGRMLGVVENMSGFVCPDCGKQHEIFSSKGGEKLAAEMGVPFLGRIPMDPELARAGDEGFNYGKVFPDTETAKAMRAVIEPILQFTGEKAA; encoded by the coding sequence ATGAGCGAAGCGTGCAAAAGCTGCTCGCACGGGTCGAGCTGCTCTGATGAAATGAAGGAAAACTGCGAGGGCAAGTCCCCGGAGCAGATCGCCCTGGAAGAAAATCTGGGCCGCGTCAAGAACAAGCTGGTCGTCCTCTCCGGCAAGGGCGGCGTGGGCAAGTCCACCGTGGCGGCCAACATCGCCATGTCCCTGGCCCAGGAGGGCAAGAAGGTCGGGCTGCTGGACGTTGACGTCCACGGCCCCTCCATCCCCCGCCTTTTGGGTTTGCAGGGAAAGCAGCCCCAGGTGGTCGGCGAGAGCCGCATGGAGCCGGTGCAGTGGGAGCGCAACCTGTGGGTCATGTCCCTGGGCTTCCTCATGCCCAATGACTCCGAAGCGGTCATCTGGCGCGGGCCCATGAAGATCGGCGTCATCCGCCAGTTCCTCGCCCAGACCGACTGGGGCGAGCTGGATTACCTGGTCATCGACTGCCCCCCGGGCACCGGCGACGAACCCCTGACCGTGATGCAGCTCCTTGGCCCCGAGGCACAGGCCGTGGTGGTCACCACTCCGCATATGCTTTCGGTGGACGACGTGCGCCGCTCCATCACCTTCGTTGGCCACGTCGGCGGCCGCATGCTGGGCGTGGTGGAGAACATGAGCGGATTCGTCTGCCCGGACTGCGGCAAACAGCACGAAATCTTCTCCTCCAAGGGCGGGGAGAAGCTGGCCGCGGAGATGGGCGTGCCCTTCCTGGGCCGCATCCCCATGGACCCGGAATTGGCCCGCGCAGGTGACGAAGGCTTCAATTACGGCAAGGTTTTTCCGGACACCGAAACGGCCAAGGCCATGCGCGCCGTGATCGAACCCATCCTGCAGTTTACAGGCGAAAAAGCCGCCTGA
- the alr gene encoding alanine racemase: MSIPHNKVRARIDLDSIRHNYLFLRQHGGNPYPVIKADAYGHGLERVAATLAESGAKAACVGSPAEALALRESGWEGRIVALLGPLDAEDYGCLAEASAVAMIHRFDQLAALAERAGSKPLPVALKFDTGMGRLGFGQKDLIKLAGVLADNRSRLDLAMAVSHLATADDPDQAFLEQQMTRFADACAELRRAGFVFEASLGNSAGLLARSDTRLDIQRPGIALYGGNPFHGTSLEELGSGLRQAMHVSAPVLQVHDLAKGESVSYGRTFTAPTSMRVAIVAAGYADAYSRVLSGRGAEVCLKGSRARVLGRVCMQLTVVDATRIGEVVPGERAWLLGGEGEGFVPANELAGWWGTNSYEVFCVLGLNRREYTDAGV, translated from the coding sequence ATGAGCATCCCCCACAACAAGGTGCGGGCCCGCATCGATCTCGATAGCATCCGGCACAACTACCTTTTCCTTAGACAGCATGGGGGCAATCCCTATCCGGTCATCAAGGCCGACGCCTACGGGCACGGCTTGGAGCGGGTGGCTGCGACGTTGGCCGAATCCGGGGCGAAAGCCGCCTGCGTGGGCTCGCCCGCCGAGGCCCTGGCCCTGCGGGAATCCGGTTGGGAAGGGCGCATCGTGGCTTTGCTCGGCCCCCTTGACGCCGAGGACTACGGCTGTTTGGCCGAGGCTTCGGCCGTGGCCATGATCCACCGGTTCGACCAGCTTGCGGCCCTGGCTGAACGAGCTGGTTCCAAACCGCTGCCCGTGGCCCTGAAATTCGACACCGGCATGGGACGGCTGGGCTTCGGGCAAAAGGACCTGATCAAACTGGCGGGCGTGCTGGCCGACAACCGCTCGCGCTTGGACCTGGCCATGGCGGTCTCCCACTTGGCCACGGCCGACGACCCGGATCAGGCATTCCTGGAACAGCAGATGACCCGGTTCGCAGACGCATGCGCCGAGCTTCGCCGGGCGGGCTTCGTCTTCGAGGCCTCCCTGGGCAATTCCGCCGGGCTGCTGGCCCGCTCCGACACGCGGCTGGACATCCAGCGGCCGGGCATCGCCCTCTACGGCGGCAATCCGTTCCATGGCACCTCCCTTGAGGAATTGGGGAGCGGCCTGCGTCAGGCCATGCACGTCAGCGCCCCGGTGCTGCAGGTGCACGACCTGGCAAAAGGGGAAAGCGTCAGCTACGGCCGGACCTTCACCGCCCCCACATCCATGCGGGTGGCCATCGTGGCCGCGGGCTACGCCGACGCCTATTCCCGGGTGCTTTCCGGCAGGGGGGCCGAGGTATGCCTCAAGGGCAGCCGCGCCCGGGTTCTTGGACGGGTCTGCATGCAGCTTACCGTTGTGGACGCCACGCGTATCGGAGAGGTGGTTCCCGGCGAGCGGGCTTGGCTGTTGGGCGGAGAAGGGGAAGGATTTGTCCCGGCCAACGAATTGGCGGGCTGGTGGGGGACCAACTCCTATGAGGTATTCTGTGTGCTGGGCCTCAACAGGCGGGAGTACACGGACGCGGGCGTATGA
- a CDS encoding LPS-assembly protein LptD has product MSHRHTPPQRRAPRRTIPPRLLAGLLALSLLWPVFAGSAELADRWNLEADRLATNHAAGIIEAWGNATLRSAAGNMLRAEYAQYHRGTRWIYLKGDVHAVWQGYEIFAEKAEFDLEETIGRIDNGLVFVPDQDIKIKGDVFQKTGAKTYTFQRATLTACEGENPDWSIEADSGSLTEQEHAEVEGAIFRVRGAPVLYAPYLRAPMIGQRQSGFLAPEFGGSDRLGTYYSQPYYWAISEERDLTVYGDYYGKRGLMGGLEYRHTPDVDTRGLWRADFINDRHTASIEADEDDQFDNDGLVRKNHNRYWVRSKFDGYLFDPENKLKLDVDYVSDQNYLRTFRLGHTSYEQSRDDFEDQFGRGLDVIDSTNRTSSILASRDFFARFAVNAKAEYIENLRYRNGNLSGERDPTPQRLPELSAYAYKQAIPGTPLEFQSELEGTYFTRRYGNSGGRVDFKPELSMPLSSQYGTVIPRASWRGTGYAISDFEDNPAGRSGSSSQSRSLPSAGVTAFSEISGVYDVHDDPELLLSGAGNGTWVKLRHAIQPRVEYDWTPNKDQDELPSFDGKDRIRPKNELRYSLTNLLSRKRAEVALREDGQGGVEPQLRYSRREFLRLRLEQSYDLREADRDDRLGRYERRPFSDVLAELTISPYEWGSLFSRTFTSVYGDGVTQQELGLNMEKEKWGSFSARWTYYRDIEDHSRDQSGLNMLRTDFTAKLPASLELTGRYQRDIENNNDVLRQIGLTYHAQCWDLTGEFQQTEYDTSFTVWFTILGFDTPHVGMGF; this is encoded by the coding sequence ATGAGCCATCGTCACACCCCACCGCAGCGGAGAGCGCCGCGCCGCACCATTCCGCCTCGTCTTTTGGCCGGATTGCTGGCGTTGTCGCTGCTGTGGCCCGTCTTCGCCGGTAGCGCGGAACTCGCCGACCGCTGGAACCTTGAAGCCGACCGGCTGGCCACCAACCACGCCGCGGGCATCATCGAGGCCTGGGGCAACGCCACCCTGCGCAGCGCGGCGGGCAACATGCTGCGGGCGGAGTATGCCCAATACCACCGGGGGACCCGCTGGATATATCTCAAAGGCGACGTCCACGCAGTCTGGCAGGGTTACGAAATTTTTGCCGAAAAGGCCGAGTTCGATCTGGAAGAGACCATCGGCCGCATCGACAACGGCCTGGTCTTCGTCCCGGACCAGGACATCAAGATCAAGGGCGACGTTTTCCAGAAAACCGGGGCCAAGACGTACACATTTCAACGCGCCACCCTGACCGCCTGCGAGGGCGAAAATCCCGACTGGTCCATCGAGGCGGATTCCGGCTCACTGACCGAACAGGAGCACGCCGAAGTGGAGGGAGCGATCTTCCGTGTGCGGGGCGCGCCCGTGCTCTACGCCCCCTATCTCCGCGCCCCCATGATCGGGCAGCGGCAGAGCGGCTTCCTGGCTCCCGAATTCGGCGGATCGGACCGCCTCGGCACCTACTACAGCCAGCCCTACTACTGGGCCATCAGCGAAGAGCGCGACCTGACCGTGTACGGCGACTACTACGGCAAACGCGGGCTCATGGGCGGGCTGGAGTACCGCCACACGCCAGACGTTGACACGCGCGGACTGTGGCGGGCCGACTTCATAAACGACCGCCACACAGCCTCCATCGAGGCGGACGAGGACGACCAGTTCGACAACGACGGCCTAGTGCGGAAAAACCACAACCGCTACTGGGTGCGAAGCAAATTCGACGGCTACCTGTTCGACCCGGAAAACAAGCTCAAGCTGGACGTGGATTACGTCTCCGACCAGAACTACCTGCGCACCTTCCGGCTGGGCCACACCTCCTACGAACAAAGCCGGGACGACTTCGAGGACCAGTTCGGTCGCGGCCTGGACGTCATCGACTCCACCAACCGAACCTCCAGCATCCTCGCCTCCCGCGACTTCTTCGCCCGTTTCGCCGTAAACGCCAAGGCCGAATACATTGAGAACCTGCGCTACCGCAACGGCAACCTCTCCGGCGAACGCGACCCCACGCCGCAGCGGTTGCCCGAGCTCTCCGCCTACGCCTACAAGCAGGCCATCCCCGGCACCCCCCTGGAGTTCCAATCCGAGCTGGAGGGCACCTATTTCACCCGCCGCTACGGCAACTCCGGCGGCCGGGTGGACTTCAAGCCCGAGCTTTCGATGCCCCTGTCCAGCCAGTACGGCACGGTCATTCCCCGCGCTTCCTGGCGCGGCACCGGCTACGCCATCAGCGATTTCGAGGACAACCCCGCCGGCCGATCCGGCTCAAGCTCCCAGTCGCGCAGCCTGCCCAGCGCCGGAGTGACCGCCTTCAGCGAAATTTCCGGCGTTTACGACGTGCACGACGACCCCGAGTTGTTGCTCTCTGGCGCGGGCAACGGCACCTGGGTCAAGCTGCGCCATGCCATACAGCCCCGCGTGGAATACGACTGGACCCCCAACAAGGACCAGGACGAACTGCCCAGCTTTGACGGCAAGGACCGCATTCGCCCCAAAAACGAACTGCGCTACTCCCTGACCAACCTGCTCTCCCGCAAACGCGCCGAGGTGGCCTTGCGTGAGGACGGTCAGGGCGGGGTGGAGCCGCAACTGCGGTATTCCCGCCGCGAGTTCCTGCGGCTGCGCCTGGAGCAATCCTACGACCTGCGGGAGGCGGACCGGGACGACCGGCTCGGCCGCTACGAGCGCCGCCCCTTCTCCGACGTGCTGGCCGAGTTGACCATTTCCCCGTACGAGTGGGGTTCCCTCTTCTCACGCACCTTCACCTCGGTCTACGGCGACGGTGTCACCCAGCAGGAACTCGGGCTGAACATGGAAAAAGAAAAATGGGGCAGCTTCAGCGCGCGCTGGACCTACTACAGAGACATTGAGGACCACTCCCGGGACCAGAGCGGCCTGAACATGCTGCGTACGGATTTCACTGCCAAGCTGCCCGCCTCCCTTGAGCTCACCGGGCGCTACCAGCGAGATATAGAGAACAACAACGACGTGCTCCGTCAGATTGGCCTGACCTACCACGCCCAGTGCTGGGATCTGACAGGCGAATTCCAGCAAACCGAATACGACACCAGCTTCACCGTCTGGTTCACCATCCTCGGTTTCGACACGCCGCACGTGGGCATGGGCTTCTGA
- the hypB gene encoding hydrogenase nickel incorporation protein HypB — translation MQIPVVRNILEANDRMSAELKKLFDDRGILVLNLMSSPGAGKTALLEKTLAELAGEYKMAVIEGDLQTDNDARRVAATGAQAVQINTDGGCHLDGSMVLSALESLDLDGLDILFIENVGNLVCPAEFNLGEDACVALLSVTEGDDKPEKYPLLFHKSEAMVLNKVDLLPYVDFDLDKAAGQGKRINEDIQVFPLSCRSGEGLAPWYEWLRTKVTDKKG, via the coding sequence ATGCAGATTCCCGTTGTTCGCAACATCCTCGAGGCCAACGACCGCATGTCCGCGGAGTTGAAAAAGCTCTTCGACGACCGTGGCATCCTGGTTCTCAACCTCATGAGCTCCCCCGGCGCGGGCAAGACCGCCCTGCTGGAAAAGACCCTGGCCGAGCTGGCCGGGGAGTACAAGATGGCCGTCATCGAGGGCGACCTGCAGACGGACAATGACGCCCGGCGGGTGGCCGCCACAGGAGCCCAGGCCGTGCAGATCAACACCGACGGCGGCTGCCACCTGGACGGCTCCATGGTCCTCTCCGCCCTGGAGTCCCTGGACCTGGACGGCCTTGACATCCTCTTCATCGAGAACGTGGGCAACCTGGTCTGCCCGGCGGAGTTTAACCTGGGCGAGGACGCCTGCGTGGCGCTCCTGTCCGTGACCGAGGGCGACGACAAACCGGAAAAGTATCCCCTGCTCTTCCACAAGTCCGAAGCCATGGTCCTGAACAAGGTCGATCTGTTGCCTTACGTGGACTTCGACCTGGACAAAGCCGCCGGACAGGGCAAGCGCATCAACGAGGACATCCAGGTATTCCCCCTGTCCTGCCGCTCCGGCGAGGGGCTCGCCCCCTGGTACGAGTGGCTGCGGACCAAGGTGACGGACAAGAAGGGGTAG
- a CDS encoding ABC transporter ATP-binding protein — MGKALLEADKLTLTFKGIAALLDVGFSVDEGSIASLIGPNGAGKTSLLNCVSGRYTPDSGSISLKGRDLLAVPAHKRTRLGLSRTFQNIALFRGLSVLDNLMVGRHARMEYGLLAGILYAGRARRLEDAHRERVERVIDFLGLSAHRHQPAGRLPYGVQKRVELGRALAADPELILLDEPMAGMNLEETEEMARYILDINEEWGVTVFLVEHDMGVVMDISDKVVVLDFGQKLAEGTPAEVQRDEAVVAAYLGSEDAAFLGR, encoded by the coding sequence ATGGGGAAAGCCCTCCTGGAAGCGGACAAGCTGACCCTGACGTTCAAGGGCATCGCCGCCCTGCTTGACGTGGGATTCTCCGTGGATGAGGGCTCCATCGCCTCGCTCATCGGCCCCAACGGAGCGGGCAAGACTTCCTTGTTGAACTGCGTGTCCGGGCGCTACACGCCGGACTCCGGCTCCATCAGCCTCAAAGGGCGAGACCTGCTGGCTGTGCCGGCGCACAAGCGCACACGCCTGGGGCTTTCGCGCACCTTTCAAAACATCGCCCTGTTCAGGGGGCTGAGCGTGCTGGACAACCTGATGGTGGGCCGCCACGCCCGCATGGAGTACGGTCTGCTGGCCGGTATTCTCTACGCGGGGCGAGCCAGGCGCCTGGAGGACGCACACCGCGAGCGGGTGGAGCGGGTCATTGATTTTCTGGGCTTGTCCGCCCACCGCCACCAGCCCGCGGGCAGGCTGCCCTATGGTGTGCAGAAGCGGGTGGAGTTGGGCCGCGCCCTGGCCGCCGATCCGGAGCTGATTCTGCTGGACGAGCCCATGGCGGGCATGAACCTGGAGGAGACCGAGGAGATGGCCCGCTACATCCTCGACATCAACGAGGAGTGGGGGGTGACGGTCTTTCTGGTGGAGCACGACATGGGCGTGGTCATGGACATATCGGACAAGGTGGTGGTGCTGGACTTCGGCCAAAAGCTGGCCGAGGGCACGCCCGCCGAGGTCCAGCGCGACGAGGCCGTTGTGGCCGCCTACCTGGGCAGCGAGGACGCCGCCTTCCTGGGGCGATGA
- a CDS encoding sigma-54 interaction domain-containing protein, with amino-acid sequence MFEQVPAACEAILDSLADGVFTVDRDWNITFFNKAASRITKVDPAEAVGRKCFDVLHSSLCDGNCALGECIAQGQTLSNRSIFILDATGEKIPVSISAAPLYDESGRVIGGVETFRDLTDLHLMRKEMQAAYTFDDIVGKSASLAKIFNILPQVAASESTVLLLGPSGTGKELFARAIHNRSNRARGPFVAVNCGALPDNLLESELFGYKAGAFTDARRDKPGRFALARGGTLFLDEIGDMPQALQVKLLRVLQEKRVEPLGAVESEPVDVRVIAATNQDLDARVADGSFRQDLFYRLNVVSLRLPPLSERREDIPLLVDHIVTRLNASTGKSIDGVSEDVMSVLMRHDFPGNVRELENILEFAFILCHGGFIQAEHLPEHLRPSHGDPPVHGPMSLEEIKCRAVREALARNQGRKMRTCRELDISKDTLRRMLARCGEGE; translated from the coding sequence GTGTTCGAGCAGGTTCCAGCGGCCTGCGAGGCCATTCTCGACAGCCTGGCCGACGGCGTTTTCACCGTCGACCGCGACTGGAACATCACCTTCTTCAACAAGGCGGCCTCCCGCATCACCAAGGTCGACCCGGCCGAGGCGGTGGGCCGCAAGTGCTTCGACGTGCTGCACTCCTCGCTGTGTGACGGGAACTGCGCCCTGGGAGAGTGCATCGCCCAGGGCCAGACCCTGTCCAACCGTTCCATCTTCATCCTCGACGCCACCGGGGAGAAGATTCCCGTCTCCATTTCCGCCGCCCCCCTGTACGACGAGTCCGGGCGGGTCATCGGCGGAGTGGAGACCTTTCGCGACCTGACCGACCTGCACCTCATGCGCAAGGAGATGCAGGCCGCCTACACCTTCGACGACATCGTGGGGAAAAGCGCCTCCCTGGCCAAGATCTTCAACATCCTTCCCCAGGTGGCCGCCTCGGAATCCACCGTCCTCCTGCTGGGGCCTTCCGGCACGGGCAAGGAACTTTTCGCCCGGGCCATCCACAACCGCTCCAACCGGGCCCGAGGGCCGTTTGTGGCGGTCAACTGCGGCGCCCTGCCGGACAACCTGCTGGAATCCGAACTTTTCGGCTACAAGGCCGGGGCCTTCACCGACGCCCGCCGCGACAAGCCCGGCCGCTTCGCCCTGGCTCGAGGAGGCACACTCTTCCTGGACGAAATCGGCGATATGCCGCAGGCCTTGCAGGTAAAGCTGCTCCGCGTGCTACAGGAAAAACGGGTGGAACCGCTGGGAGCGGTGGAAAGCGAACCGGTGGATGTGCGGGTCATCGCGGCCACCAACCAGGACCTCGACGCCAGGGTGGCCGACGGCTCCTTCCGTCAGGACCTCTTCTACCGGCTCAACGTGGTCAGCCTGCGCCTCCCTCCCCTTTCCGAGCGGAGGGAGGACATCCCTCTGCTGGTGGACCACATCGTGACCAGGCTCAACGCCTCCACCGGCAAATCCATAGACGGCGTGAGCGAAGACGTCATGTCCGTACTCATGCGGCACGACTTCCCCGGCAACGTGCGCGAATTGGAGAACATCCTGGAATTCGCCTTCATCCTCTGCCACGGCGGCTTCATTCAGGCCGAGCATCTTCCCGAACACCTGCGCCCTTCCCACGGCGACCCCCCCGTCCACGGCCCGATGAGCTTGGAGGAGATCAAGTGCCGCGCCGTGCGGGAAGCCCTGGCCCGCAACCAGGGCCGCAAGATGCGGACCTGCCGCGAGTTGGACATCTCCAAGGACACCCTGCGCCGCATGCTGGCCCGTTGCGGCGAAGGCGAATAA
- a CDS encoding CBS domain-containing protein, with product MYVGLKMLKKFATVTPKTLVKDADKLMEEEKLWMLLVMDGEKLVGYLRKEDIRAALPSIMTTLEKHELNYLLSKLTVEKIIRRDITSIPPTAEIETAAEVMFEKNLAGLAVVNHDGKLLGYINRTVMLDVLVEEMGLRQGGQRIAFDTPDRPGVIREVSGIIADMGMSIISTGTFFHNDRRMVVIRVATDDASPVAAALQDKGYRLVTAEDFVSEWL from the coding sequence ATGTACGTTGGTCTGAAGATGCTGAAGAAGTTCGCCACAGTGACTCCCAAAACGCTGGTCAAGGACGCTGACAAGCTCATGGAGGAGGAGAAGCTGTGGATGCTTTTGGTCATGGATGGAGAGAAGCTGGTGGGCTATCTGCGCAAGGAGGACATCCGCGCCGCGCTGCCTTCCATCATGACAACACTCGAGAAGCACGAGCTCAATTATCTGCTCAGCAAGCTCACGGTGGAAAAGATCATCCGCCGCGACATCACTTCCATCCCTCCCACGGCGGAAATTGAGACCGCCGCCGAGGTCATGTTCGAGAAGAACCTGGCCGGACTGGCCGTGGTGAACCATGACGGCAAGCTGCTGGGGTACATCAACCGCACGGTTATGCTCGACGTTTTGGTGGAGGAGATGGGCCTGCGCCAGGGCGGGCAGCGCATCGCCTTCGACACGCCGGACCGCCCCGGGGTCATTCGCGAGGTTTCGGGCATCATCGCGGACATGGGGATGAGCATCATCTCCACCGGCACCTTCTTCCACAACGACCGGCGCATGGTGGTCATCCGGGTGGCCACGGACGACGCCTCGCCCGTGGCCGCGGCCCTGCAGGACAAGGGCTACCGGTTGGTTACGGCCGAGGACTTCGTTTCGGAGTGGCTCTGA
- a CDS encoding NifB/NifX family molybdenum-iron cluster-binding protein: MLICLACHENRLASVFENATELRLFDLAEDGHIRPAGRLPLPSKDPTDRISATLACGARFLICGALCRRVEERLAQSGLSLRSWTCGQVDEVLRALREDKLDALAMPGRCRRNKAPCDGQGRGRRGALSAHNTKEEK; encoded by the coding sequence ATGCTCATCTGTCTCGCCTGCCATGAAAACCGACTCGCCTCGGTCTTTGAAAACGCCACCGAACTCCGCCTCTTCGACTTGGCGGAGGATGGTCATATTCGCCCCGCAGGCCGCCTCCCCCTTCCCTCAAAGGACCCAACGGACAGGATATCCGCCACATTGGCCTGCGGGGCGCGTTTTTTGATCTGCGGCGCGCTGTGCCGCCGCGTGGAGGAACGCCTGGCGCAATCCGGCCTGTCCCTGCGCTCCTGGACCTGCGGCCAAGTGGACGAGGTGCTGCGGGCTTTGCGGGAGGACAAACTGGACGCTTTGGCCATGCCGGGCCGTTGCCGCCGCAACAAAGCACCATGCGACGGCCAGGGTAGAGGCCGCCGCGGGGCGTTATCCGCGCACAACACCAAGGAGGAAAAATGA
- a CDS encoding NifB/NifX family molybdenum-iron cluster-binding protein, whose amino-acid sequence MKIAVSCREQSLESPIDPRFGRTEGFVIYDTDSGDWNWRANGQNLQLAQGAGLQTAQNVADAGAKAVITGHVGPKAFTALRKGGIDIYLVEGDTVAGAIENLKAGRLQPAEGPDRQGHW is encoded by the coding sequence ATGAAAATCGCCGTGAGTTGCCGCGAGCAATCCCTTGAATCACCAATCGACCCCCGCTTCGGCCGAACCGAAGGCTTCGTGATCTACGACACCGATTCCGGCGACTGGAATTGGCGGGCCAACGGCCAGAACCTGCAATTGGCCCAAGGGGCGGGCCTGCAAACCGCCCAGAACGTGGCGGACGCAGGAGCGAAGGCCGTCATCACCGGCCATGTGGGCCCAAAGGCTTTCACCGCTCTGCGCAAGGGAGGCATTGATATCTACTTGGTCGAGGGAGACACCGTGGCCGGCGCCATCGAGAATCTCAAGGCCGGCCGCCTCCAGCCGGCCGAAGGGCCGGACCGCCAAGGTCACTGGTAG